DNA from Litorilinea aerophila:
ATCGGTCTGGTGGCGTGGGGTGGTGATGCCCTGGCAGATACAGAAGGTCTTTACGAAGCATGAGCAGGCCAGTTGCCATCGACAGCAACGTGCTCGTGGCGTTGATAGATCGGCAAGACAAATGGCACCGTCAGGCCCAGGCATTGTTAGCTGCGCTCAAGACGGAAGGAGCTTCTCTGGTCTACTTTGACTGTGTTCTCAACGAGACGATCAGTGTGATGGCGCGGCGGGCCCAGGAACAGAGACGATCTGCTGAATTCTCAATGCTTCTGGACGAGCTGTTGCGTCGGGTACCCGAGGACGCTGTCACGTGGATTTCTGTGGATACCCAGCGCCTGTTCAACCGTGTAATAGAGCTGATTCGAAACACCGGGGGGGCGT
Protein-coding regions in this window:
- a CDS encoding type II toxin-antitoxin system VapC family toxin, whose product is MSRPVAIDSNVLVALIDRQDKWHRQAQALLAALKTEGASLVYFDCVLNETISVMARRAQEQRRSAEFSMLLDELLRRVPEDAVTWISVDTQRLFNRVIELIRNTGGALNFHDALIVLACQELGIEAIASFDGDFDLVTGLLRISDSSGVS